The following coding sequences are from one Virgibacillus necropolis window:
- a CDS encoding L7Ae/L30e/S12e/Gadd45 family ribosomal protein, whose product MKNNYLNMIGLAYSARKCSLGEEVVKDIKKKRAKLVLLANNTGPQTRKKITDKCNTYEVPLRIVDDKETLSNAIGKSERVAIAILDAGFAAKIKSLLDNSIRG is encoded by the coding sequence ATGAAAAATAATTATTTAAATATGATTGGCCTAGCATATAGCGCAAGAAAATGCTCGCTTGGTGAAGAGGTTGTAAAAGATATAAAAAAGAAACGGGCAAAACTTGTTTTATTGGCAAACAATACTGGCCCACAAACAAGAAAAAAGATTACAGATAAATGCAATACGTATGAAGTACCTTTACGAATAGTTGATGACAAGGAAACATTGTCAAACGCTATTGGTAAATCAGAAAGAGTAGCAATTGCAATTTTAGATGCAGGTTTTGCCGCTAAGATAAAGTCGTTACTCGATAATTCTATTCGGGGGTGA
- the rnpM gene encoding RNase P modulator RnpM, with the protein MGQTRKTPQRKCVVTNEMKPKKELIRIVRNKDGEVFVDETGKKNGRGAYLSRDLSVIEKAEKNSMLNRHLNTQIDPSIFEELKRLISGNNHEK; encoded by the coding sequence ATGGGACAAACAAGAAAAACTCCTCAGCGCAAATGTGTTGTAACAAATGAAATGAAACCTAAAAAAGAACTGATCCGGATTGTTCGTAATAAAGATGGAGAAGTTTTCGTGGATGAAACAGGAAAGAAAAATGGCCGTGGAGCATATTTGTCAAGAGATTTAAGTGTTATTGAAAAAGCTGAAAAAAATAGTATGTTAAACCGCCATTTAAATACCCAAATTGATCCTTCCATTTTTGAAGAACTTAAGCGATTAATTTCTGGAAATAATCATGAAAAATAA
- the nusA gene encoding transcription termination factor NusA, with the protein MSSQLFDAIDYLEKEKGINKEILLEALEAALISAYKKNFKSASNVRVDLDENAGTMRVFSRKTVVEEAEDIQEEISLAEAKQIDPNYGIEDVIEIEVTPKDFGRIAAQAAKQVVTQRVREAERGVIFSEYADREEDVMTGIIQRLDPRFVYVNLGKVEAKLPEAEQMSVEEYNVHDRLKVFVTKVENTSKGPQIYVSRSHPGLLKRLFEMEVPEIYDGTVEIKSVAREAGDRSKLSVYASDPEIDPVGSCVGQRGQRVQAIVNELKGEKIDVVEWSEDPEVYVSNALSPSKVVAVLIDEEAKATTVIVPDYQLSLAIGKRGQNARLAAKLTGWKIDIKSESEALEEGLLNHSTDDENSTYSDEDEELFE; encoded by the coding sequence GTGAGCAGTCAGTTGTTTGATGCGATTGATTATTTGGAAAAGGAAAAAGGTATTAATAAAGAGATATTATTAGAAGCACTTGAAGCAGCTTTGATTTCTGCTTATAAGAAAAACTTTAAATCAGCATCCAATGTGCGAGTTGATTTAGATGAGAATGCAGGAACAATGCGAGTATTTTCAAGAAAAACAGTTGTAGAAGAAGCAGAAGATATACAAGAAGAAATCTCCCTAGCAGAGGCTAAGCAAATAGATCCAAACTATGGAATTGAGGATGTTATTGAAATTGAGGTAACACCAAAAGATTTTGGGAGAATTGCTGCTCAAGCCGCAAAACAGGTAGTTACACAGCGAGTTCGCGAAGCTGAGCGTGGCGTAATTTTTAGTGAATATGCAGACCGGGAAGAAGATGTAATGACTGGAATTATCCAACGTCTAGATCCACGGTTTGTCTATGTGAACTTAGGAAAAGTTGAGGCCAAATTACCGGAAGCTGAACAGATGTCAGTTGAGGAATACAATGTCCATGATCGTTTAAAGGTTTTTGTTACGAAAGTGGAGAATACGAGCAAAGGTCCACAAATCTATGTTTCTAGATCACACCCAGGACTACTTAAACGATTATTTGAAATGGAAGTACCTGAAATATATGATGGCACTGTTGAAATTAAGTCAGTTGCACGTGAGGCCGGAGACCGCTCTAAACTATCTGTCTATGCGAGTGACCCAGAAATTGATCCTGTTGGCTCATGTGTAGGTCAAAGAGGACAACGTGTGCAAGCGATTGTAAATGAGCTTAAAGGTGAAAAAATTGATGTTGTAGAATGGTCAGAAGATCCTGAAGTTTATGTTTCTAACGCGTTGAGTCCTTCAAAGGTAGTTGCTGTGCTTATTGATGAGGAAGCGAAGGCGACAACAGTTATTGTACCTGATTATCAATTATCACTTGCAATTGGTAAGCGTGGACAAAACGCTCGTTTAGCTGCAAAACTTACTGGTTGGAAAATTGATATTAAAAGTGAATCTGAAGCACTTGAAGAAGGATTATTGAATCATTCAACTGATGATGAGAATAGCACTTATTCTGACGAAGATGAAGAACTGTTTGAATAA
- the rimP gene encoding ribosome maturation factor RimP: MSSQVIKNTENLLQPILEEKNLELVDVEYVKEGKNWFLRVYIDKEGGIDIAECGEVSEQLSEKLDETDPVTDAYFLEVSSPGVERPLKTEADFEKNLNKNVFVKLYEPIDGAKEYEGTLKDFTNNSASIEYKVKTRRKVVEIPFNKIAKARIAVTL, translated from the coding sequence TTGAGTTCCCAAGTTATTAAAAATACTGAAAATCTGCTACAACCTATTTTAGAAGAAAAAAATTTAGAGTTAGTCGATGTTGAATATGTAAAAGAAGGTAAAAATTGGTTTCTACGTGTTTACATTGATAAAGAAGGTGGAATTGATATAGCTGAGTGTGGAGAGGTTTCCGAGCAGTTAAGCGAGAAATTAGATGAAACAGATCCAGTCACAGATGCTTATTTTCTAGAAGTTTCATCTCCTGGTGTAGAACGTCCACTGAAAACAGAGGCAGATTTTGAAAAAAATCTAAATAAAAATGTTTTTGTAAAGCTATATGAACCTATTGATGGTGCGAAAGAGTATGAAGGAACACTAAAAGATTTCACTAATAATAGCGCAAGTATAGAATACAAAGTGAAAACTAGACGAAAAGTAGTTGAAATTCCATTTAATAAAATAGCTAAAGCAAGAATAGCAGTTACGTTATAA
- a CDS encoding PolC-type DNA polymerase III: MELSKAEKMGVLLKQLQLSEEDINNYFKDSQLIRLEVFKQLKKWHFHIQIEKMLPVEMYQVLTTKLKDSFSEIAQVDWTFYTDKKDENDTYICDYWQNFLQSIPTISPAYKDLIHNQVPTVQSNKLAITARNEAEAAALRKRLETAFRMYCTKIGSRSYQLEINVKTEAKDLQNFRDQKAKEDQEIILKTVIEKEKREKNSLDKVQNKPFSIGYSIPDEPMEMELIQDEERRVTVQGYVFFVDIRKLRSGRSLLIGKATDYTDSLQIKMFSKNDEDVEKFEQLKKGMWVKARGSIQTDMYSNELAMMANDIQEVKVETKSDTAPDDAKRVELHAHTTMSQMDAVVSPGRLVEQAAKWGHKAIAITDHAGVQAYPEAHAAGAKNGIKILYGVEANLVDDGVPIAYNESDIQLEDATYVVFDVETTGLSAVYDTIIELAGVKIKNGEIIDRFERFANPHHSLSETTVELTGITDDMVRDAPEIGDVLIEFEEWAQNDILVAHNASFDMGFLNEGYKKINYDKSTNPVIDTLELARFLFPELKNHRLNTLCKKLDIELTQHHRAIYDAEATSYLLWKLVQDLLEKDITNHNHLNNHMGEGNAYQRSRPQHCILLAKNQEGLKNIYKLVSHAHIDYFYRVPRIPRSKLQKLRSGLLVGSACDKGEVFETMMQKSKEEAERVAEFYDYIEVQPPANYAHLIEKELVQNEAQIFDIISNLVDMGKRMNKLVVATGNVHYINDHEKLYRQILISSQNGNPLARQTLPDTPFRTTKEMIDSFHFLNKQTREEIVVTNTNKLADSIEEISPVKDDLYTPTIEGADQEIRDLSYNRAKSLYGESLPELVVERLEKELTSIIGHGFAVIYLISHKLVKKSLDDGYLVGSRGSVGSSFVATMTEITEVNPLPPHYVCKECHHYEFITDGSAGSGFDLPDKFCPTCEIELDKDGHDIPFETFLGFKGDKVPDIDLNFSGEYQPKAHNYTKELFGEDNVYRAGTIGTIADKTAYGYVKGYASDKQLVYKNAEVDRLVQGCTGVKRNTGQHPGGIIVVPDDKEIFDFTPIQFPADDRNSDWKTTHFDFHSIHDNLLKLDILGHDDPTVIRMLQDLSGIDPKTIPTDDAGVMKLFSGTDSIGVTEEQINCKTGTLGVPEFGTKFVRQMLEDTKPNTFAELVIISGLSHGTDVWLGNAQELINDGICKLPDVIGCRDDIMVYLMHKGLDASLAFKIMEFVRKGKGLQDEWITEMKKHGVPDWYIESCKKIKYMFPKAHASAYVLMAVRIAYFKVHYPIFFYAAYFTVRASDYDLDTMVKGSSAIRERVDGIAIKGNDASPKEKSLLTVLEIALEMNERGMHFQRVDLYKSSATEFIVDGDTLIPPFNAVDGLGTNAALNIVKARAEGEFLSKEDLRERSKISKTVLEYLDNHGCLEGMADKNQLSLF; encoded by the coding sequence ATGGAATTATCAAAAGCAGAAAAAATGGGCGTTTTGTTAAAGCAACTGCAACTATCTGAAGAGGATATAAACAATTATTTTAAAGATAGTCAGTTAATTCGTCTCGAAGTGTTTAAGCAATTGAAAAAATGGCATTTCCATATACAAATTGAAAAAATGCTTCCTGTTGAAATGTATCAAGTTTTAACAACGAAATTAAAGGATTCGTTCAGCGAAATTGCTCAAGTAGATTGGACTTTTTATACAGATAAAAAAGATGAAAATGATACCTACATATGTGATTATTGGCAGAACTTCTTGCAATCAATACCAACTATCTCTCCAGCTTATAAGGATCTAATCCATAACCAGGTGCCTACCGTTCAAAGTAACAAGCTTGCTATTACTGCTAGAAATGAGGCAGAAGCTGCTGCATTAAGAAAACGATTGGAAACTGCTTTTAGGATGTATTGCACTAAAATTGGTAGTCGATCCTATCAATTAGAGATCAATGTAAAAACAGAGGCTAAAGATTTACAGAATTTTCGTGACCAAAAAGCTAAAGAGGATCAAGAGATTATCTTAAAAACCGTAATTGAAAAAGAAAAACGTGAAAAAAATAGTTTAGACAAAGTACAGAATAAACCATTTTCAATTGGTTATAGTATTCCTGATGAACCTATGGAAATGGAACTGATACAAGATGAAGAACGTCGTGTAACTGTACAGGGGTATGTTTTCTTTGTGGATATTCGTAAGTTGCGATCAGGTCGAAGCTTACTGATTGGCAAAGCAACAGATTATACAGACTCTTTACAAATTAAAATGTTCTCAAAGAATGATGAGGATGTTGAAAAGTTTGAGCAACTGAAAAAAGGTATGTGGGTTAAAGCTCGTGGTAGTATACAAACTGATATGTATTCAAATGAACTCGCTATGATGGCGAATGATATTCAAGAGGTTAAAGTAGAGACAAAGTCAGATACTGCGCCAGACGACGCGAAGCGAGTGGAATTGCATGCCCATACAACCATGAGTCAAATGGATGCAGTCGTGTCCCCTGGTAGATTAGTTGAACAGGCTGCAAAATGGGGACATAAAGCAATAGCTATAACAGACCATGCAGGCGTTCAGGCATACCCTGAAGCACATGCAGCAGGGGCGAAAAATGGAATTAAAATACTATATGGCGTGGAAGCAAATTTAGTGGATGATGGTGTACCAATTGCATATAACGAAAGTGATATTCAATTAGAGGATGCAACATATGTTGTATTTGACGTCGAGACCACAGGATTATCGGCAGTATATGATACGATTATTGAACTCGCGGGGGTTAAAATTAAAAACGGGGAAATCATTGACCGCTTCGAAAGGTTTGCTAATCCACACCATTCATTATCCGAAACAACAGTGGAATTAACAGGAATAACGGATGATATGGTTCGTGATGCACCAGAAATCGGGGATGTATTGATAGAATTTGAAGAATGGGCGCAGAATGACATTCTAGTTGCTCATAATGCTAGTTTTGACATGGGATTTTTAAATGAAGGTTATAAGAAAATTAACTATGACAAATCGACAAACCCGGTAATTGATACATTAGAACTAGCACGGTTTTTATTTCCTGAATTAAAAAACCACCGTTTAAACACTTTGTGTAAAAAATTAGATATCGAATTAACACAGCACCACCGTGCCATTTATGATGCCGAGGCAACAAGCTACTTATTATGGAAACTGGTTCAGGATCTGTTGGAAAAAGACATCACCAATCACAACCATTTAAATAATCATATGGGGGAAGGGAATGCCTATCAGCGTTCACGTCCACAGCATTGCATATTGCTTGCTAAAAACCAAGAGGGGTTAAAAAACATTTACAAATTGGTTTCCCATGCACATATTGATTACTTTTACAGGGTGCCACGGATTCCTAGATCAAAGCTACAAAAACTTCGATCTGGTTTATTAGTTGGTTCTGCTTGCGATAAAGGTGAAGTGTTTGAAACCATGATGCAAAAGTCAAAAGAGGAAGCGGAAAGGGTTGCTGAATTTTATGATTATATTGAAGTTCAACCACCAGCTAATTACGCTCATTTAATTGAAAAAGAATTAGTACAAAACGAGGCACAAATTTTTGATATCATTTCAAACTTAGTTGATATGGGAAAACGGATGAACAAGTTAGTAGTAGCAACGGGAAATGTCCATTATATAAATGATCATGAAAAATTGTATAGACAAATATTGATTTCTTCTCAAAATGGTAATCCTTTAGCGCGGCAAACGTTACCAGATACACCATTTAGAACTACAAAAGAAATGATTGATAGTTTTCACTTCTTAAATAAGCAAACGAGAGAAGAAATTGTCGTAACGAACACAAATAAGTTGGCTGACTCTATTGAAGAAATATCACCAGTTAAAGATGATTTATATACCCCTACAATCGAGGGAGCAGATCAAGAAATTCGTGATTTAAGCTATAATAGAGCGAAGTCTTTATATGGAGAATCATTGCCTGAACTAGTGGTGGAGCGCTTAGAAAAAGAACTGACTAGTATCATCGGACATGGGTTTGCTGTTATTTATCTTATTTCTCATAAACTAGTTAAAAAATCATTAGATGATGGCTACTTAGTTGGTTCAAGGGGGTCGGTTGGTTCCTCATTTGTTGCGACCATGACTGAGATTACAGAAGTGAATCCACTGCCACCACATTATGTGTGTAAAGAATGTCATCATTATGAATTTATTACGGATGGATCAGCAGGAAGTGGCTTTGATTTACCAGATAAATTCTGCCCTACTTGTGAAATTGAACTAGACAAGGATGGTCATGATATTCCATTTGAAACATTTCTAGGCTTTAAAGGGGATAAAGTACCTGATATTGACTTGAACTTTTCCGGTGAGTATCAACCGAAGGCACATAATTATACAAAAGAACTTTTTGGTGAGGACAATGTGTATCGTGCTGGCACAATAGGCACGATTGCTGATAAAACTGCCTATGGTTATGTAAAAGGCTATGCTTCAGACAAACAGTTGGTCTACAAAAATGCCGAAGTTGATCGTTTGGTTCAAGGGTGCACGGGTGTAAAACGAAACACTGGACAGCATCCAGGTGGAATTATTGTTGTACCTGATGATAAAGAAATATTCGATTTTACACCAATTCAGTTTCCGGCAGATGATCGCAATAGTGATTGGAAAACAACACATTTCGACTTTCATTCCATCCATGATAATTTGTTGAAGCTTGATATACTAGGACATGATGATCCTACTGTTATACGAATGCTTCAAGATTTAAGTGGCATTGACCCAAAAACAATTCCAACTGATGACGCAGGGGTAATGAAGTTATTTTCCGGAACAGACTCTATTGGTGTTACAGAAGAGCAAATAAATTGTAAAACAGGTACATTAGGTGTACCTGAATTCGGAACAAAATTTGTTAGACAAATGCTCGAGGACACAAAGCCAAATACATTTGCAGAGCTTGTAATTATCTCAGGTCTTTCGCATGGTACAGATGTATGGCTTGGAAATGCACAAGAACTAATAAACGATGGTATTTGTAAACTTCCGGATGTAATTGGATGCCGTGATGATATTATGGTTTACCTAATGCATAAAGGTTTAGATGCATCGCTTGCATTTAAAATAATGGAGTTTGTTCGTAAAGGAAAAGGTCTCCAAGATGAGTGGATTACAGAAATGAAAAAGCATGGCGTACCCGATTGGTATATCGAGTCGTGTAAAAAAATTAAGTATATGTTTCCAAAAGCACACGCATCAGCATATGTACTGATGGCAGTTCGGATTGCTTACTTTAAGGTCCATTATCCAATTTTCTTTTATGCAGCATATTTTACAGTACGTGCTAGTGATTATGACCTCGATACAATGGTAAAAGGATCAAGTGCTATCCGCGAGCGGGTAGACGGAATCGCAATCAAGGGAAATGATGCTAGTCCAAAAGAAAAAAGCTTATTGACTGTATTAGAAATTGCTTTAGAAATGAATGAACGTGGCATGCATTTTCAACGGGTTGATTTATATAAATCAAGTGCAACGGAATTTATTGTAGATGGCGATACGCTAATACCGCCTTTTAATGCAGTAGACGGACTAGGCACCAATGCGGCACTAAATATTGTAAAAGCTCGCGCAGAAGGTGAATTCTTATCCAAAGAAGATCTAAGAGAGCGAAGCAAGATATCAAAGACTGTATTGGAGTACTTGGATAATCATGGATGTTTAGAGGGTATGGCTGATAAAAATCAGTTATCATTATTCTAA
- the rseP gene encoding RIP metalloprotease RseP, translating to MTTVIAFIFMFGLLVFIHELGHLIFAKRAGMLAREFAIGFGPKIFSFTKNETVYTIRLLPVGGYVRVAGEDPEIVELKPGHHIGIEFNNEDKVNKIIVNNKSKHPNARVIEVERADLDHDLVIEGYEIDEEERLRFNVDPKAFFIMDEKETQIAPYDRQFASKSIGKRAMQLFAGPMMNFILAMFIFFILGLIQGVPTEQAQLAEIQPDSPAAEAGFQTGDEVVEVEGNSVSTWEEFTKIVRDNPEESLSMQVERGGEIVDVTVVPREIETQGGTIGQIGVVQATEKSFTNTIQYTFTQTYDITKLILTSLGKLVTGQFSIDMLSGPVGIYDATDTVVQTGFMNFLMWTAMLSINLGIVNLVPLPALDGGRLLFVGIEAVRGKPIDQQKEGIVHFIGFALLMLLMIVVTWNDIQRLFL from the coding sequence TTGACCACAGTTATTGCGTTTATTTTTATGTTTGGATTACTCGTGTTTATCCATGAGTTAGGCCATTTAATTTTTGCAAAACGTGCTGGAATGTTAGCCCGTGAATTTGCAATCGGATTTGGACCTAAAATTTTTTCTTTCACCAAAAACGAGACTGTATACACAATACGATTACTACCTGTAGGTGGGTATGTGCGTGTGGCAGGTGAAGATCCAGAAATTGTAGAATTAAAACCAGGTCATCATATTGGCATTGAGTTTAATAATGAAGATAAGGTTAACAAAATAATTGTCAATAATAAATCGAAACATCCGAACGCGCGCGTAATAGAAGTAGAGCGTGCAGATTTAGACCATGATTTGGTTATTGAAGGTTATGAGATTGATGAGGAAGAACGTTTAAGATTTAATGTTGACCCAAAAGCGTTTTTTATAATGGATGAAAAAGAAACGCAAATAGCCCCTTATGACCGTCAGTTCGCATCTAAAAGTATTGGTAAACGAGCAATGCAATTATTTGCTGGACCGATGATGAACTTCATATTGGCTATGTTTATATTCTTTATTCTGGGTCTTATTCAGGGTGTTCCTACTGAGCAAGCACAACTTGCTGAAATTCAACCAGATAGTCCGGCCGCTGAAGCTGGGTTTCAAACGGGTGACGAGGTAGTTGAAGTTGAAGGTAATTCAGTTAGTACTTGGGAAGAGTTTACAAAAATAGTTCGAGATAACCCTGAGGAATCATTATCTATGCAGGTAGAACGTGGTGGGGAGATTGTCGATGTCACCGTTGTACCACGTGAAATAGAAACCCAGGGTGGGACTATTGGACAAATTGGTGTAGTGCAAGCGACTGAAAAATCGTTTACCAATACAATTCAATATACTTTCACCCAAACGTATGACATAACGAAACTTATTTTAACTAGTTTAGGTAAGTTGGTTACTGGACAATTCTCGATTGACATGTTATCTGGTCCAGTTGGTATTTATGATGCAACGGATACGGTTGTTCAAACAGGATTCATGAACTTCCTAATGTGGACTGCAATGTTAAGTATTAACTTAGGAATCGTGAATTTGGTGCCACTACCTGCACTTGATGGGGGTCGTTTACTTTTTGTTGGAATTGAAGCGGTACGTGGTAAACCAATAGATCAACAAAAAGAGGGTATTGTTCACTTTATTGGTTTTGCGTTATTAATGTTACTAATGATTGTTGTTACCTGGAACGATATTCAACGATTATTCTTATAA
- a CDS encoding phosphatidate cytidylyltransferase has product MKQRIQTAILALIVFVPLVYIGGLPFTIFVYLMATIALIELLRMRKVGKYSIPAFLAIIILWLLLLDKPFDWIPYIGFTKSEIIMMFAMLLLSYTVLVKNKFTFEDAGFILLATVYVGMGFFYLIETRDENSFKGLMNIFYVLLVIWATDTGAYFFGRAFGKRKLWPMISPNKTIEGAVGGILLSVIVGVLFQLFTSFHFSMIIVIGVTILVSIFGQIGDLVESAFKRYYGVKDSGDILPGHGGILDRLDSLLFVLPVLHFIHFIY; this is encoded by the coding sequence ATGAAGCAACGAATTCAGACAGCAATTTTGGCATTAATCGTATTTGTACCTCTGGTCTATATAGGTGGACTACCGTTTACTATTTTTGTTTACCTTATGGCAACTATTGCTTTGATTGAACTTTTGCGGATGAGAAAGGTAGGTAAATATTCGATTCCAGCTTTTTTGGCCATTATTATTTTATGGCTACTGTTACTTGATAAGCCATTTGATTGGATTCCATATATAGGGTTTACCAAATCAGAAATTATAATGATGTTTGCTATGCTGTTATTGTCTTATACAGTTTTAGTGAAAAATAAATTCACGTTTGAGGATGCTGGATTTATACTTCTAGCAACTGTATATGTAGGTATGGGGTTCTTTTATCTTATTGAAACTAGAGATGAAAACTCATTTAAAGGACTAATGAATATTTTTTACGTACTATTAGTCATATGGGCTACAGACACTGGTGCTTACTTTTTTGGACGAGCGTTTGGTAAAAGAAAATTATGGCCTATGATTAGTCCAAATAAGACTATTGAAGGAGCAGTAGGTGGTATTCTACTTTCTGTTATAGTTGGAGTTTTGTTCCAGTTATTTACATCCTTCCATTTTTCCATGATAATCGTTATTGGCGTAACCATTTTAGTATCCATTTTTGGACAAATTGGAGATTTAGTAGAGTCGGCTTTTAAACGCTATTATGGTGTGAAGGATTCTGGTGACATCCTTCCAGGTCACGGTGGTATATTAGATCGATTAGATAGTTTGTTATTTGTTTTACCAGTGCTTCATTTTATCCATTTCATTTACTAA
- a CDS encoding isoprenyl transferase, with translation MSMRLPFFKNKQEETDDSCTVETTNIPKHVAIIMDGNGRWAKKRGLPRIAGHKEGMNVVKEIVRSATHYKVEILTLYAFSTENWKRPKSEVEFLMKLPKEFLHTYLPELIEENVRIDTIGEFDGLPLHTKEAIQYAKEQTKDNDGLLLNFALNYGSRFEIMRAIKQVYTDMQKEDLSIDQFDEEVFSKYLYTNGLSDPDLLIRTSGEQRLSNFLLWQLAYAEFWFTDVLWPDFSEEVFKRALHDYQQRKRRYGGI, from the coding sequence ATGTCAATGAGACTTCCTTTTTTTAAAAATAAACAAGAAGAAACAGATGATTCATGTACTGTAGAAACAACAAACATACCAAAACATGTAGCGATAATTATGGATGGAAATGGACGTTGGGCAAAAAAACGTGGACTTCCTAGAATTGCGGGGCATAAAGAAGGTATGAATGTTGTTAAAGAAATTGTTCGATCCGCTACTCATTACAAAGTGGAAATCCTTACGTTATATGCCTTTTCAACTGAAAATTGGAAACGACCTAAATCTGAAGTTGAATTTCTAATGAAACTGCCGAAAGAATTCTTACATACGTACTTACCCGAATTAATAGAAGAAAATGTTCGAATTGATACGATTGGTGAATTTGATGGGCTGCCATTACACACAAAAGAGGCAATTCAATATGCGAAGGAACAAACAAAGGATAATGATGGCTTATTATTAAACTTTGCTTTAAACTATGGTAGTAGATTTGAGATAATGCGGGCAATTAAACAAGTGTATACAGATATGCAAAAAGAGGATTTGTCCATCGACCAATTTGATGAGGAAGTTTTCTCAAAATATTTGTATACAAATGGATTATCAGATCCTGATTTATTAATACGAACAAGTGGTGAGCAACGTTTAAGTAATTTTTTATTGTGGCAGTTGGCCTATGCAGAGTTCTGGTTCACTGATGTATTATGGCCAGATTTCAGTGAAGAAGTATTCAAAAGAGCCCTCCATGATTATCAACAACGAAAGAGACGCTATGGAGGTATTTAA
- the frr gene encoding ribosome recycling factor translates to MSDAIINQTREKMTHAVQAFSKNLATVRAGRANPSLLDSVYVDYYGASTPLNQLATISAPEARMLIITPFDKSSIGDVEKAIQKADLGISPSSDGNIIRIAIPALTEERRKDLVKVVGKYAEEARVQVRNIRRESNDQLKKAEKNGELTEDELRNAQDNVQKETNNNINEVDQVAKNKEKEIMEV, encoded by the coding sequence ATGTCTGATGCGATTATAAATCAAACACGTGAGAAAATGACCCATGCTGTACAAGCATTCTCAAAAAATTTGGCAACTGTTAGGGCGGGTAGAGCTAATCCATCTTTACTGGATAGTGTATATGTGGATTATTATGGTGCTTCAACACCACTAAATCAATTAGCAACCATATCTGCTCCAGAAGCTAGGATGTTAATTATAACACCATTTGATAAGTCCTCAATTGGCGATGTAGAAAAGGCAATTCAAAAAGCTGATTTAGGCATTTCACCTTCAAGTGATGGAAACATCATTCGTATTGCTATTCCAGCGTTAACTGAGGAACGTCGTAAAGATTTAGTTAAGGTGGTAGGAAAGTATGCGGAGGAAGCACGTGTACAAGTAAGAAATATTCGTCGCGAATCAAATGATCAGCTGAAAAAAGCTGAAAAAAATGGTGAGCTTACAGAAGACGAACTAAGAAACGCACAGGATAATGTACAAAAAGAAACAAATAATAACATAAATGAAGTGGATCAGGTAGCGAAAAATAAAGAAAAAGAAATTATGGAAGTATAA
- the pyrH gene encoding UMP kinase gives MTAARYRRIVLKLSGEALSGDQGFGLDPKVVQSVAEQIKSVSELGVEIAVVVGGGNIWRGKVGSEMGMDRANADYMGMLATVMNSLALQDSLENIGIPTRVQTSIEMRQVAEPYIRRKAIRHLEKKRVVIFAAGTGNPYFSTDTTAALRAAEIEAEVILMAKNSVDGVYTDDPKLNKDATKYENLSYLDMLNEGLGVMDSTASSLCMDNDIPLVVFSITDEGNIKRVVQGEIIGTTIRGK, from the coding sequence ATGACAGCAGCTCGTTACCGTAGAATTGTGTTGAAGTTAAGTGGTGAGGCATTGAGTGGTGACCAGGGATTTGGACTAGATCCTAAGGTCGTTCAGTCTGTAGCAGAACAGATAAAAAGTGTATCCGAATTAGGCGTTGAAATTGCAGTAGTTGTAGGTGGAGGTAATATCTGGCGCGGTAAGGTTGGAAGTGAAATGGGAATGGATCGTGCTAATGCTGATTATATGGGAATGTTAGCAACGGTCATGAATTCACTTGCCCTTCAAGATAGTCTAGAAAATATCGGAATACCTACTAGGGTACAAACTTCAATAGAAATGCGTCAGGTTGCAGAACCATATATTCGTAGAAAAGCAATTCGACATTTAGAGAAGAAACGTGTTGTCATATTTGCAGCTGGTACTGGAAATCCTTATTTCTCTACCGATACAACTGCAGCACTTAGAGCGGCAGAAATTGAAGCAGAGGTAATACTAATGGCGAAGAATAGTGTAGACGGGGTTTATACAGACGATCCTAAGTTGAATAAAGATGCTACAAAATATGAAAACCTATCTTATTTAGATATGTTAAATGAAGGTTTAGGTGTAATGGACTCCACGGCATCATCGCTTTGTATGGATAATGACATACCACTTGTGGTATTTTCTATAACAGATGAAGGCAATATAAAACGAGTGGTTCAAGGTGAAATAATTGGAACTACGATTAGGGGGAAATAA